The Plodia interpunctella isolate USDA-ARS_2022_Savannah chromosome 8, ilPloInte3.2, whole genome shotgun sequence genome window below encodes:
- the LOC128672012 gene encoding organic cation transporter protein isoform X2, whose protein sequence is MENLGNRQTNTQRKQHVSIMDKDVALEEMMGKLGDFGRYQCFQFILHILSALTAGMHMLSLVTVAAVPDHRCAVPGVDTANYTELWNSSFILNAIPLNEHGKLDECKIYGDNQTVEECISWIYDTQYYTSSRGIEWDFVCSRRWMGAATQTAYMFGVVVGSLVIGRLSDKFGRKTAFVWAGLLQLLFGVSVAFITEYYTLIIFRFMYGIFGSGSYIAGYVLAMEIVGPSKRTICGVIFQIMYAVGIMLLAAWGYLIDNRFYLQIVYALHAVILLPHWLIMDESPRWLWAQGRARESVAIIEKALKMNGSHEIIDTPALVSHCKATCAKYTDEYAAGTADLFKTPNMLKKTLIICGCWFANSVVYFGLSLNTGKLNGNPYFIMFLMGVVELPSYVIIMYLLDRVGHRALISTMMLLGGISCVVVVALPHGHSSVTGVVMIGKLFISGSYSIVYKYSAELFPTVVRSSGVGLGSMSASISGALTPLISLLDSLNPKVPTIIFGFLALLSGFSTFFLPETNGRNLPQSLEDGERFGIGDTCFTNCTGRRMSEGSIDLPETMVPLEIMEKKP, encoded by the exons ATGGAG AACCTCggaaacagacaaacaaatacacaaaGGAAACAACACGTATCCATCATGGACAAGGACGTCGCACTTGAGGAGATGATGGGGAAACTCG GAGACTTCGGGAGGTACCAATGTTTCCAGTTCATCCTGCACATCCTGAGTGCCTTGACTGCTGGCATGCACATGCTGTCCTTGGTCACGGTGGCTGCGGTGCCTGACCACAG ATGTGCCGTCCCGGGAGTAGACACCGCCAATTATACAGAACTGTGGAATTCTTCGTTTATATTAAACGCTATCCCTCTGAACGAGCATGGGAAACTCGATGAATGCAAGATTTATGGAGATAACCAAACGGTCGAGGAATGCATTTCTTGGATCTATGATACTCAGTACTACACATCATCCCGCGGCATCGAATGGGATTTCGTGTGCAGCAGACGTTGGATGGGTGCTGCAACGCAAACCGCTTACATGTTTGGTGTCGTGGTCGGCTCTCTCGTCATCGGAAGACTTTCTGACAAATTTGGAAGGAAAACTGCTTTTGTCTGGGCCGGACTCTTGCAATTATTGTTTGGCGTTTCGGTCGCTTTTATAACAGAATATTACACATTAATCATCTTCAGATTCATGTATGGCATATTTGGCTCTGGTTCATATATTGCTGGATATGTATTGGCCATGGAAATTGTTGGCCCAAGCAAACGCACAATTTGTGGAgtcatatttcaaattatgtatGCCGTGGGAATAATGTTACTGGCCGCATGGGGATATCTCATAGACAACAGATTCTACTTACAAATCGTGTATGCATTACACGCAGTGATCTTACTTCCGCATTGGTTGATAATGGACGAGTCCCCTAGGTGGCTCTGGGCTCAGGGGCGAGCTCGAGAATCTGTAGCAATAATAGAGAAGGCTTTAAAAATGAACGGGTCCCATGAGATAATAGACACCCCTGCTCTGGTGTCTCACTGCAAGGCTACCTGTGCAAAGTATACCGATGAATACGCCGCAGGAACCGCGGATCTATTTAAGACTCCaaatatgttgaaaaaaactttaattatatgCGGTTGCTGGTTTGCCAATTCTGTGGTATATTTCGGTCTATCCCTTAATACGGGGAAACTTAACGGAAACCCTTACTTTAtcatgtttttgatgggtgtGGTGGAACTCCCGAGTTacgttattattatgtatctttTAGATAGGGTCGGGCATAGAGCTCTCATTAGTACAATGATGTTGTTAGGTGGAATATCATGTGTGGTTGTAGTGGCTCTGCCTCATGGACACTCGTCGGTGACAGGTGTTGTAATGATCGGGAAACTTTTTATATCCGGTTCTTACTCGAtcgtttataaatattctgcAGAACTGTTCCCTACTGTAGTCCGTAGTTCAGGGGTAGGTCTCGGGAGTATGAGTGCCAGTATATCTGGTGCTCTCACTCCTCTCATTAGTTTGCTCGATTCTCTGAATCCTAAAGTCCCTACTATTATATTTGGCTTTTTAGCACTCCTGTCTGGATTTTCTACGTTCTTCTTACCGGAAACAAATGGACGTAATCTGCCACAGTCTCTGGAAGATGGTGAAAGGTTCGGGATTGGCGATACTTGTTTTACAAACTGTACCGGTCGGAGAATGAGTGAAGGATCAATTGATTTACCAGAGACGATGGTACCTctagaaattatggagaaaaaaCCATGA
- the LOC128672012 gene encoding organic cation transporter protein isoform X3, translated as MDKDVALEEMMGKLGDFGRYQCFQFILHILSALTAGMHMLSLVTVAAVPDHRCAVPGVDTANYTELWNSSFILNAIPLNEHGKLDECKIYGDNQTVEECISWIYDTQYYTSSRGIEWDFVCSRRWMGAATQTAYMFGVVVGSLVIGRLSDKFGRKTAFVWAGLLQLLFGVSVAFITEYYTLIIFRFMYGIFGSGSYIAGYVLAMEIVGPSKRTICGVIFQIMYAVGIMLLAAWGYLIDNRFYLQIVYALHAVILLPHWLIMDESPRWLWAQGRARESVAIIEKALKMNGSHEIIDTPALVSHCKATCAKYTDEYAAGTADLFKTPNMLKKTLIICGCWFANSVVYFGLSLNTGKLNGNPYFIMFLMGVVELPSYVIIMYLLDRVGHRALISTMMLLGGISCVVVVALPHGHSSVTGVVMIGKLFISGSYSIVYKYSAELFPTVVRSSGVGLGSMSASISGALTPLISLLDSLNPKVPTIIFGFLALLSGFSTFFLPETNGRNLPQSLEDGERFGIGDTCFTNCTGRRMSEGSIDLPETMVPLEIMEKKP; from the exons ATGGACAAGGACGTCGCACTTGAGGAGATGATGGGGAAACTCG GAGACTTCGGGAGGTACCAATGTTTCCAGTTCATCCTGCACATCCTGAGTGCCTTGACTGCTGGCATGCACATGCTGTCCTTGGTCACGGTGGCTGCGGTGCCTGACCACAG ATGTGCCGTCCCGGGAGTAGACACCGCCAATTATACAGAACTGTGGAATTCTTCGTTTATATTAAACGCTATCCCTCTGAACGAGCATGGGAAACTCGATGAATGCAAGATTTATGGAGATAACCAAACGGTCGAGGAATGCATTTCTTGGATCTATGATACTCAGTACTACACATCATCCCGCGGCATCGAATGGGATTTCGTGTGCAGCAGACGTTGGATGGGTGCTGCAACGCAAACCGCTTACATGTTTGGTGTCGTGGTCGGCTCTCTCGTCATCGGAAGACTTTCTGACAAATTTGGAAGGAAAACTGCTTTTGTCTGGGCCGGACTCTTGCAATTATTGTTTGGCGTTTCGGTCGCTTTTATAACAGAATATTACACATTAATCATCTTCAGATTCATGTATGGCATATTTGGCTCTGGTTCATATATTGCTGGATATGTATTGGCCATGGAAATTGTTGGCCCAAGCAAACGCACAATTTGTGGAgtcatatttcaaattatgtatGCCGTGGGAATAATGTTACTGGCCGCATGGGGATATCTCATAGACAACAGATTCTACTTACAAATCGTGTATGCATTACACGCAGTGATCTTACTTCCGCATTGGTTGATAATGGACGAGTCCCCTAGGTGGCTCTGGGCTCAGGGGCGAGCTCGAGAATCTGTAGCAATAATAGAGAAGGCTTTAAAAATGAACGGGTCCCATGAGATAATAGACACCCCTGCTCTGGTGTCTCACTGCAAGGCTACCTGTGCAAAGTATACCGATGAATACGCCGCAGGAACCGCGGATCTATTTAAGACTCCaaatatgttgaaaaaaactttaattatatgCGGTTGCTGGTTTGCCAATTCTGTGGTATATTTCGGTCTATCCCTTAATACGGGGAAACTTAACGGAAACCCTTACTTTAtcatgtttttgatgggtgtGGTGGAACTCCCGAGTTacgttattattatgtatctttTAGATAGGGTCGGGCATAGAGCTCTCATTAGTACAATGATGTTGTTAGGTGGAATATCATGTGTGGTTGTAGTGGCTCTGCCTCATGGACACTCGTCGGTGACAGGTGTTGTAATGATCGGGAAACTTTTTATATCCGGTTCTTACTCGAtcgtttataaatattctgcAGAACTGTTCCCTACTGTAGTCCGTAGTTCAGGGGTAGGTCTCGGGAGTATGAGTGCCAGTATATCTGGTGCTCTCACTCCTCTCATTAGTTTGCTCGATTCTCTGAATCCTAAAGTCCCTACTATTATATTTGGCTTTTTAGCACTCCTGTCTGGATTTTCTACGTTCTTCTTACCGGAAACAAATGGACGTAATCTGCCACAGTCTCTGGAAGATGGTGAAAGGTTCGGGATTGGCGATACTTGTTTTACAAACTGTACCGGTCGGAGAATGAGTGAAGGATCAATTGATTTACCAGAGACGATGGTACCTctagaaattatggagaaaaaaCCATGA